In Roseivirga misakiensis, a single genomic region encodes these proteins:
- a CDS encoding MutS family DNA mismatch repair protein, with product MKEAIYKNYKSRQSQFSESAGKLKSQYTTLSWVRVLIFVGATIGIIVSADNKDGASMLAIIVVALVAYVLLLKKHSTVRFDLKLAQAQEQINTNEIKRMDNDLKGFEDGKKYYNVSHPYHEDLDVFGKHSLFQLINRTSTFLGEKTLAKWLGYGASVEEIRDRQQSVEELAPNLDFRQNFEAYGKANADTDIDHQPLLDWLKEDTSIKNIGLYKVLLAVLPLAMITTIALSTMGTLQSGIPVLIGFFNLIILGGVFSKVRDVTQRTEEGYKSLNAMRYQIQMIESTEFSSPRLTHLKKTILNDKTSASQTIKSLTMILDNLQNRVNVFYIVLDILLLLDIFWYIKIANWKNENSADIKTWFETISEIDALASIAGFAYSNPDFKFPTISTNHFDIEAESLGHPLIKSESRVTNNFEFHGEGGICLITGSNMSGKSTFLRTVGVNCILGLMGAPVCAAKMTVSPLNVFTSMRSQDDLEENVSSFYAELKRLKQLLASIDNETPILFMIDEVLKGTNSKDRHKGALALIKQLNASYAFGFVSTHDIELGNITNELNGVKNYSFNSEITGDEIKFDYKLTPGICKSFNATKLMQKMGIDIPE from the coding sequence TTGAAAGAAGCTATCTACAAAAACTATAAATCACGCCAATCTCAGTTCTCTGAATCTGCTGGAAAACTAAAAAGTCAATACACAACTCTTTCTTGGGTACGCGTACTCATTTTTGTTGGCGCCACAATTGGTATCATTGTTTCTGCCGATAATAAAGATGGTGCCTCCATGCTGGCGATAATTGTAGTTGCGTTGGTCGCTTACGTTTTACTTTTAAAAAAGCACTCCACGGTAAGGTTCGATTTAAAGCTAGCACAAGCTCAAGAGCAGATCAATACCAACGAAATAAAACGGATGGACAATGATTTGAAAGGGTTTGAAGATGGCAAGAAGTATTATAATGTTTCGCACCCTTATCATGAAGACCTTGATGTTTTTGGTAAACACTCTTTGTTCCAACTTATTAATAGGACATCTACCTTTTTAGGTGAAAAGACCTTGGCCAAATGGCTCGGTTATGGTGCGTCAGTCGAAGAAATAAGAGACAGACAACAGAGCGTAGAAGAATTAGCGCCAAACCTCGACTTTAGACAAAATTTTGAAGCTTATGGCAAAGCTAACGCTGATACGGATATTGATCATCAACCATTATTAGACTGGCTGAAAGAGGATACTTCCATAAAAAACATAGGTCTTTACAAAGTTTTGTTGGCTGTGTTGCCTTTGGCCATGATTACCACTATTGCCTTGAGTACAATGGGCACCTTGCAATCTGGCATACCCGTTCTTATCGGCTTTTTTAATCTAATTATCCTCGGCGGTGTTTTTAGTAAAGTTAGAGATGTTACTCAGCGAACTGAAGAGGGGTACAAATCTTTGAATGCCATGAGGTACCAAATCCAAATGATTGAAAGCACCGAATTCTCAAGCCCGAGATTGACCCACTTAAAAAAGACCATCTTAAACGATAAGACTAGTGCTTCTCAAACGATTAAGAGTCTTACTATGATTCTGGACAATCTTCAGAATCGCGTCAATGTCTTTTATATTGTATTAGACATCCTTTTGCTCTTGGATATCTTCTGGTACATAAAAATTGCCAATTGGAAAAACGAAAACAGCGCTGATATCAAGACATGGTTTGAAACAATATCGGAGATCGATGCTCTTGCAAGTATTGCCGGTTTTGCCTATTCCAACCCAGATTTCAAGTTCCCAACAATCAGTACCAACCACTTTGATATTGAAGCAGAAAGTTTGGGACACCCGCTGATCAAATCAGAAAGCCGAGTGACCAACAACTTTGAGTTTCATGGTGAAGGTGGTATTTGCTTGATCACCGGATCAAATATGAGTGGCAAGAGTACTTTCCTTAGAACGGTGGGTGTCAACTGTATTTTAGGCCTAATGGGAGCACCAGTTTGTGCTGCAAAAATGACTGTGAGTCCGTTGAATGTTTTCACCAGCATGCGCAGTCAAGACGATCTAGAAGAAAACGTATCCTCATTTTATGCCGAGCTTAAAAGGTTAAAACAGCTATTGGCATCTATTGACAATGAAACTCCAATCCTATTTATGATTGATGAGGTCTTAAAAGGAACCAATTCAAAGGATCGTCATAAAGGAGCTCTTGCTTTGATTAAACAGCTCAATGCATCGTATGCCTTTGGGTTTGTGTCCACACATGACATAGAACTGGGCAACATTACTAACGAATTGAATGGTGTTAAAAACTATAGTTTTAACAGCGAAATTACAGGCGATGAAATCAAATTCGACTACAAACTGACTCCTGGAATCTGTAAGAGTTTTAACGCGACGAAGCTGATGCAAAAGATGGGAATAGACATACCTGAGTAA